In Halorubellus sp. JP-L1, one DNA window encodes the following:
- a CDS encoding alkaline phosphatase family protein has protein sequence MILLGLDGATFSLIEPWVDAGELPNFERLLEESASGDLESTIPEITVPAWPSFATGRDPTTLDMYGFTHFNRDTRENDLSHDEFVPGKMWDVVDDQGGRSVVFNIPGSYPWQSIDGTIIAAAPEHKEAYSHPPEAWGELTELVDGYRLRNDEQAGTREYVDRSLDLVDKRFEGFEHFVRAEDPDLAVGLIRGTDRIAHHFWGPDSTPPASTDNAIFEVYQRVDEHLGEFLDAHGDDDVVVMSDHGFEKVRRFFAPNHVLEDAGLVSLEESGDSTKVALGSLRDLASDVLGRVGLLTFARKVVPASTVAGLPTGDALGLDNAIKTGRIDWANTEAVVDQGQKTALVYALADDPDVVDDVCERAREALETAATDAGLDVRFERLNRGGPHTPDLAMIVETPEVHVTSRFDVDQSVVDADTSGHAREGIFLARGPSFRDGTVEGAEITDVAPTVLHALGYRLPETMTGDVLDVFADDADAASRAPETYAFVGADAITGGGIEDEEQEDEVKDRLRELGYLE, from the coding sequence ATGATACTCCTCGGCCTCGACGGCGCCACGTTCTCGCTCATCGAGCCGTGGGTCGACGCCGGCGAACTCCCGAACTTCGAGCGGTTGCTCGAGGAGAGCGCGTCCGGCGACCTCGAGAGCACGATTCCCGAGATCACCGTGCCGGCGTGGCCGTCGTTCGCGACCGGCCGCGACCCGACGACGCTCGACATGTACGGGTTCACGCACTTCAACCGCGACACGCGCGAGAACGACCTGAGCCACGACGAGTTCGTCCCCGGAAAGATGTGGGACGTCGTCGACGACCAGGGCGGGCGCTCGGTCGTCTTCAACATCCCCGGGTCGTACCCCTGGCAGTCGATCGACGGCACGATAATCGCCGCCGCCCCCGAGCACAAGGAGGCGTACTCGCATCCGCCCGAGGCCTGGGGCGAACTCACCGAGCTCGTCGACGGGTACCGCCTCCGGAACGACGAACAGGCTGGAACGCGCGAGTACGTCGACCGGAGCCTCGACCTCGTCGACAAGCGCTTCGAGGGATTCGAGCACTTCGTCCGAGCCGAGGATCCTGACCTCGCCGTCGGTCTCATCCGCGGCACCGATCGCATCGCCCATCACTTCTGGGGTCCGGATAGCACGCCGCCGGCGTCGACGGACAACGCCATCTTCGAGGTGTACCAACGCGTCGACGAGCACCTCGGCGAGTTCCTCGACGCCCACGGGGACGATGACGTCGTCGTGATGAGCGATCACGGGTTCGAGAAGGTCCGGCGGTTCTTCGCCCCGAACCACGTCCTGGAGGACGCGGGGCTGGTGTCCCTCGAGGAGTCCGGGGACTCGACGAAGGTCGCACTCGGGTCGCTCCGGGACTTGGCGAGCGACGTCCTCGGTCGCGTCGGCCTGCTGACGTTCGCCCGGAAGGTCGTCCCGGCGAGCACCGTCGCGGGCCTCCCGACGGGCGACGCGCTCGGCCTCGACAACGCCATCAAGACGGGTCGCATCGACTGGGCGAACACGGAGGCGGTCGTCGATCAGGGCCAGAAGACCGCGCTCGTGTACGCGCTCGCCGACGATCCGGACGTCGTCGACGACGTCTGCGAGCGCGCACGCGAAGCGCTCGAGACGGCCGCCACGGACGCCGGTCTCGACGTCAGGTTCGAACGCCTCAACCGCGGCGGCCCGCACACGCCCGACCTCGCGATGATAGTCGAGACGCCCGAGGTCCACGTCACCTCGCGGTTCGACGTCGACCAGTCCGTCGTCGACGCGGACACGAGCGGGCACGCACGCGAAGGCATCTTCCTCGCTCGCGGGCCGTCGTTCCGCGACGGTACCGTCGAGGGCGCCGAGATAACGGACGTCGCGCCGACGGTCCTTCACGCGCTCGGGTACCGACTCCCCGAGACGATGACCGGTGACGTCCTCGACGTGTTCGCCGACGACGCCGACGCCGCCAGCCGAGCGCCGGAGACGTACGCGTTCGTCGGCGCGGACGCCATCACCGGGGGCGGCATCGAGGACGAGGAACAGGAAGACGAGGTCAAGGACCGCCTGCGCGAACTCGGCTACCTCGAGTGA
- a CDS encoding alkaline phosphatase family protein, with translation MQTLLVGLDAVCFPVLEPLFEDGDVPNLEALFAEGATGVLESQVPPWTASAWPSLYTGANPGKHGVFDFLRFDGYDWDIVNATDVRQRTLWEYADAAGLTSVVVNAPVTSPPPEINGAVIPGYLAAESPPCHPDGVLKDVRDELGDYRVYAERETGDDASGERFADYLELCRMRGEAFRYLSERFDPEFGFVQFQKTDAVFHDYPGDREKVRDVYRAVDEQVGAILDDCDPDTVVVASDHGMGEYDGYEFRVNDYLREHAVVETTRDGRGVPSWFQIKDEELTSSEGEREDHPFLERLAAAGARVGITHQRGKRFLERFGLATFVGKHVPVGAVFAATDAVDFATSTAYLRSPSELGVRLNVAGRDPEGVVPEGEYEQVRADVIDLLERVETPDGDPVFESVVPREEHIHGPYAEEAVDVLAVPTDFEHSLSALVGERFDAPEPWNHKLEGVVAVAGEGADADADLAGAHLFDVAPTVLATLDLAPAEVMDGSALPAVDAPSPRAYDPYDASDHAATEDAEVAQRLSDLGYLE, from the coding sequence ATGCAGACGCTCCTCGTGGGGCTCGACGCCGTCTGCTTCCCCGTCCTCGAACCCCTATTCGAGGACGGCGACGTCCCGAACCTCGAGGCGCTGTTCGCCGAGGGAGCGACGGGCGTCCTCGAGTCGCAGGTACCGCCGTGGACCGCGAGCGCGTGGCCGTCGCTGTACACGGGCGCGAACCCCGGAAAGCACGGCGTGTTCGACTTCCTGCGGTTCGACGGGTACGACTGGGACATCGTGAACGCGACCGACGTCCGCCAGCGCACGCTCTGGGAGTACGCCGACGCCGCCGGGTTGACGAGCGTCGTCGTGAACGCGCCCGTGACGAGTCCGCCGCCCGAGATCAACGGCGCGGTGATCCCGGGCTACCTCGCCGCGGAGTCGCCGCCGTGTCACCCCGACGGCGTCCTCAAGGACGTCCGCGACGAACTCGGGGACTACCGCGTGTACGCCGAGCGCGAGACCGGCGACGACGCGAGCGGCGAGCGGTTCGCTGACTACCTCGAACTGTGCCGGATGCGCGGCGAGGCGTTCCGATATCTGAGCGAGCGGTTCGACCCCGAGTTCGGGTTCGTGCAGTTCCAGAAGACCGACGCGGTCTTCCACGACTACCCGGGCGACCGCGAGAAGGTCCGGGACGTGTACCGCGCGGTCGACGAGCAGGTCGGAGCGATCCTCGACGACTGCGACCCCGACACGGTCGTCGTGGCGAGCGACCACGGGATGGGCGAGTACGACGGGTACGAGTTCCGCGTCAACGACTACCTTCGCGAGCACGCCGTCGTCGAGACCACGCGGGACGGCCGGGGCGTCCCGTCGTGGTTCCAGATCAAGGACGAGGAGTTGACGAGTTCGGAGGGCGAACGCGAGGACCACCCGTTCCTGGAGCGCCTCGCCGCCGCCGGCGCGCGCGTGGGCATCACGCACCAGCGCGGGAAGCGGTTCCTCGAACGGTTCGGGCTCGCGACGTTCGTCGGGAAGCACGTGCCCGTCGGGGCGGTGTTCGCCGCGACCGACGCCGTCGACTTCGCGACGTCGACTGCGTACCTCCGCTCGCCGTCCGAACTGGGCGTCCGCCTCAACGTGGCTGGCCGGGACCCCGAGGGCGTCGTCCCCGAAGGCGAGTACGAGCAGGTGCGCGCGGACGTGATAGATCTCCTCGAGCGCGTGGAGACGCCCGACGGCGACCCGGTGTTCGAGTCCGTCGTCCCGCGCGAGGAGCACATCCACGGTCCCTACGCCGAGGAGGCCGTGGACGTGCTCGCCGTCCCCACGGACTTCGAGCACTCGCTGTCCGCGCTCGTCGGCGAGCGATTCGACGCCCCCGAACCATGGAACCACAAGCTGGAGGGCGTCGTCGCCGTCGCGGGCGAGGGCGCGGACGCCGACGCGGACCTCGCCGGCGCGCACCTGTTCGACGTCGCACCGACCGTCCTCGCCACGCTCGACCTCGCCCCCGCCGAAGTGATGGACGGGAGCGCGCTCCCGGCGGTCGACGCACCGAGTCCTCGCGCGTACGACCCGTACGACGCCAGCGACCACGCCGCGACCGAGGACGCCGAAGTCGCCCAGCGGCTCTCGGACCTCGGGTACCTGGAGTGA
- a CDS encoding glycosyltransferase family 2 protein, producing MVVDEVRPDGLREPAMGWVCVLVEHDDTGFLGVHYNPLRRSGLKTVFTRTFILSIKMGDSEAAWSNFSLAPENEPLVSIVIPTHLRAPKLAATLAAIHAQDYENAEVVVVATPDADTERILRTPLCDELDATVVVQETSGVSEARNIALEYATGDIVAFTDDDCVPPPDWVSGIVAVFDAYDVVTTGGMQLPHERVYNRFPARVDESRILRNQLPHRRDRDDNGVAVGGMELRTFATSNVAYRRTAIEETSASFDETLHRGEDATFQRTVLEAYPEGNAFLPIPVWHNRDYTLRQFLDQRYRNGIAESGTPDGRSFMGSIAGIALAPLLLARSIHREDSLSTAICAWIGDVTARIGVGVGTLRN from the coding sequence GTGGTAGTCGACGAGGTCCGCCCCGACGGCCTCCGCGAACCCGCGATGGGCTGGGTGTGTGTCCTGGTGGAGCATGACGATACTGGCTTCCTCGGCGTCCATTACAACCCCCTTCGTCGTAGTGGTTTAAAAACAGTTTTCACCCGTACCTTCATTCTATCTATCAAGATGGGCGACTCCGAAGCGGCCTGGTCGAACTTCTCGCTCGCTCCCGAGAACGAACCCCTGGTCTCGATCGTCATCCCGACTCACTTGCGAGCCCCGAAGCTCGCCGCCACGCTCGCCGCCATCCACGCGCAAGATTACGAGAACGCCGAGGTCGTCGTCGTCGCCACCCCCGACGCCGACACCGAGAGAATCCTTCGAACGCCACTCTGCGACGAACTCGATGCGACCGTCGTCGTCCAAGAGACCAGCGGGGTGAGCGAAGCACGAAATATCGCGCTTGAGTACGCGACGGGCGACATCGTCGCATTCACCGACGACGACTGCGTTCCTCCGCCTGACTGGGTGTCTGGGATCGTCGCCGTCTTCGACGCGTACGACGTCGTGACGACCGGTGGAATGCAGCTTCCACACGAGCGAGTGTATAATCGATTTCCGGCGCGAGTCGACGAGTCACGAATTCTCCGGAACCAGCTCCCCCACCGCCGCGACCGCGACGATAACGGCGTCGCTGTGGGAGGCATGGAACTACGGACGTTCGCGACGTCGAACGTCGCCTATCGGCGCACAGCGATTGAAGAAACTTCGGCTAGCTTCGACGAAACGCTCCACCGTGGCGAGGACGCGACCTTCCAACGGACGGTCCTCGAGGCATACCCGGAAGGGAATGCGTTCCTCCCGATCCCAGTCTGGCACAACCGAGACTACACCCTCCGGCAGTTTCTCGACCAGCGGTACCGAAACGGCATCGCCGAATCTGGAACGCCGGACGGACGCTCGTTCATGGGAAGCATCGCTGGCATCGCCCTCGCACCGCTCTTGTTAGCTCGCTCGATCCATCGCGAGGACTCGCTGTCGACTGCCATCTGCGCCTGGATTGGAGACGTCACGGCTCGAATCGGTGTCGGAGTCGGGACGCTCCGGAATTGA